ACATGCTAATCAACAAAGCTGGAAAAGCTCACTATGTGAAATTCCACTGGAAGCCGACTTGTGGGATCAAATGCCTGTCGGATGAGGAAGCTATCAGAGTTGGAGGAGCCAATCACAGCCATGCCACCAAAGATCTCTATGACTCGATCGCAGCCGGGAACTATCCGCAGTGGAATCTCTTCGTTCAGGTGATGGATCCTGCCCATGAAGACAAATTTGACTTCGATCCGCTTGATGTCACAAAGATCTGGCCTGAAGATATCTTGCCTTTACAACCTGTTGGTCGCTTGGTCTTGAACAAAAACATCGACAACTTCTTTAATGAGAACGAACAGATTGCATTCTGTCCTGCTCTTGTGGTTCCAGGCATCCACTATTCAGATGATAAGCTACTCCAGACCCGGATCTTCTCCTACGCTGATAGTCAGAGACACCGTCTTGGACCAAACTATCTGCAACTACCTGTTAATGCCCCTAAATGTGCTCACCACAACAATCACCATGATGGTTTTATGAACTTCATGCACAGGGATGAGGAGGTAATCTTATCTCTCGGCTCTAGAAACTCCCAGATACTTAAATTCGCAATCACATTTATATGAAGTGAATTTGTTGCTTTCCAATTCCAGGTCAATTACTTCCCTTCAAGGTTGGATCCAGTTCGCCATGCCGAAAAATACCCTACAACTCCTATTGTCTGCTCTGGAAATCGTGAGAAGGTCAGAGTCCTCTACATACATTAATTTTTGATCACAAGTTTTATCCTCATAAGTCATAGTTAAAACTCAAATGTCATCTTTATATCACAGTGCTTCATCGGGAAGGAGAACAACTTCAAGCAACCAGGGGAGAGATACCGGTCCTGGGATTCAGACAGGTAAACactaaaaactcaaaaaccaCATTGCAAAATCAACAATTACACATGAACCACAAATGTCATAATTCATTCTAAtggtcttttgttttgtaccAATAGGCAAGAACGATTCGTGAAGCGTTTTGTTGAAGCGCTTTCGGAGCCTCGTGTCACGCACGAAATCCGCAGCATTTGGATCTCTTACTGGTCTCAGGCAGACAAATCTCTGGGACAGAAACTAGCAACTCGTCTTAACGTGAGGCCAAACTTCTGAATGATATCATCTCTAAAGACTAAGTGAAATCCTATAAACTCAATATGCTCCTCTTACGGTTTGGTTTCTAAGTAATCTCGTTTATTGACAATGAAACGCTTAAAGAAGGGTACTAGTTCCTGTTTGtaatcttcttttcaaaatattaacgATTATTTTCTAaggcaaataaataaaaagctatGACTAATATAGCTTAGTAAACAAGTATCACTATCATCCATTTGGTTCTACtttaaaaatggatttttatttgtattttaatctTCTGCATCTATGACGTGAGCTTATAGTTGGAATTTTATTGGGGTCTAATGTCAGACGCACGATCTtgataaaaaagttttatgtCTGTccatattttgataaattggCATAGTCATCACTCATCACGTCAGACCTTTTAATTGGTCAATCGTTATGATGCTACATCGCattcataatttataatttacatgTAAGTGGGGGTGGAGTATTTGATTATTCCGCTGCTAGTGGAAATGCAAAAAGAATAATGAGAGCAGACCAATTTTAATTATGCTTATACTTTGTTGCGCTTAACTTTTAATCAGCTAATACAGTCTGATTAATCTGATGTCTCTCAGCCAGtagtttcttttcttaaagagAACCTCAGCGCAAATCAGAAATTAGACACATGGAGCCACATCAAACTTAATCACCAATAATATCCTTTTCTCATGTATTTTTCagtctcatatttttttttacaacttGTTAAGTGGTAGTGTGCGAAGATTTTAGATCGAAGTTACGCATCTTAAGAGATTATTTATCCAATGAAATGGTATAGTGAACTGTGTTTGCTAATGGTCCAGgattttatacatttaaaattcataactTTGCAGTTTAAcgaaaaacaataacaaatttaaCGTGTTTTGGTTGTCGTTAACAAGATCTCGGATCCATTTAGGAAAAGTCAATATCTTGATGACGAAATCAAGAAGACTTTACTTTGATTGCATGTGACGGAACTTAAGCACTATACTAAACGATAAAAtgtaattatgtaaatatctAAGTTTTGAGGTGTATAATGCAAGAGTATAATTTCGTGGACCTACGTCTAGGTCTACCAACAAATGTACTCAACATAAATAA
This sequence is a window from Arabidopsis thaliana chromosome 1 sequence. Protein-coding genes within it:
- the CAT1 gene encoding catalase 1 (catalase 1 (CAT1); FUNCTIONS IN: catalase activity, cobalt ion binding; INVOLVED IN: in 7 processes; LOCATED IN: mitochondrion, cytosolic ribosome, cell wall, peroxisome, chloroplast envelope; EXPRESSED IN: 26 plant structures; EXPRESSED DURING: 16 growth stages; CONTAINS InterPro DOMAIN/s: Catalase related subgroup (InterPro:IPR018028), Catalase (InterPro:IPR002226), Catalase-like domain, haem-dependent (InterPro:IPR020835), Catalase, N-terminal (InterPro:IPR011614), Catalase-related immune responsive (InterPro:IPR010582); BEST Arabidopsis thaliana protein match is: catalase 2 (TAIR:AT4G35090.1); Has 6108 Blast hits to 6088 proteins in 1842 species: Archae - 22; Bacteria - 4283; Metazoa - 677; Fungi - 546; Plants - 461; Viruses - 0; Other Eukaryotes - 119 (source: NCBI BLink).), whose protein sequence is MDPYRVRPSSAHDSPFFTTNSGAPVWNNNSSLTVGTRGPILLEDYHLLEKLANFDRERIPERVVHARGASAKGFFEVTHDITQLTSADFLRGPGVQTPVIVRFSTVIHERGSPETLRDPRGFAVKFYTREGNFDLVGNNFPVFFVRDGMKFPDMVHALKPNPKSHIQENWRILDFFSHHPESLHMFSFLFDDLGIPQDYRHMEGAGVNTYMLINKAGKAHYVKFHWKPTCGIKCLSDEEAIRVGGANHSHATKDLYDSIAAGNYPQWNLFVQVMDPAHEDKFDFDPLDVTKIWPEDILPLQPVGRLVLNKNIDNFFNENEQIAFCPALVVPGIHYSDDKLLQTRIFSYADSQRHRLGPNYLQLPVNAPKCAHHNNHHDGFMNFMHRDEEVNYFPSRLDPVRHAEKYPTTPIVCSGNREKCFIGKENNFKQPGERYRSWDSDRQERFVKRFVEALSEPRVTHEIRSIWISYWSQADKSLGQKLATRLNVRPNF